The window CAGCTGATCGGTTTCGATAGCTGACCAATCGGGATATGCCTTACCCGGTAGCCACACGCTGAACCATTGCCGAGTGCGACCGTGCCTATCCTTAAGACCAGCATAGCTGACATCTCGCTGCCTGACCCCGGCATGACGAGCCAGCTGCCGCGCGACATATTCGGTGTTTTCGCCGATTTTTTCGATATACAGGAATATATGCTCGCCGCTGCCTTCGGGCTCGAACGATAGAATTTCTTCGACGACGAAGTCCTCGGGCTCGGCTTTAATATCGCCGGTGCCACTAGGGGCGCCGAAGGCGTAGGGCCAGTCGGGTAAACTAAAATCTGTCATTAGGTATGTAAAATATCGTCGGCATGTTGCCGCGATAGAGGTTACGTGAAATGCTGAGTTGTTTTGTCAGGGAACGCTACTCGCACCATGACCTACATGGATTATCGCTTTCAATCCATAGGTTCAGAAAATTAGCTTCGGTTGAAAAAGGATAAAAAAAACGCCTAAGGCAACAATGAAAATACCGGCTTTAAACGTAAGAAAATTCGAGTGATAAAACTCTTCCTCCTTGGTTGGCGGGCGTGAGTCATTTTGAGCGTCTAAATACCCTCTGACTCCTCTTTTTTGCCTGTCGCTTAACCAAGGAATCATCCCGGAACTAATAAGCATAGCGGTGCCAAAAAGAACAATTCCGAATCCTACGCCATGACGCTCAAAGCCATAGGCGATAAATTCGCTTATTGTGTCATTTAGACTCATTGTCAATTCCTTCATTTACCGAGCATCAATACTAAAGACAGTAATACTAATTGATGCCGTATGGTGCAATTTTCAAGATTACACTAGATGGTCGAGTATCGCGGTATCGCTCGTGATCTAACGCTGGCAACGTTTTTATTTCTCTATCAACACCACCGCCTGCACCGCGATGCCTTCCTTGCGGCCTTCGAAGCCTAATTTTTCAGTCGTGGTAGCTTTGACATTGATGAAATCGACATCCACGGCCAAGTCGGCAGCGATATTGGCACGCATAGCCGGCACGTGCGGCAGCATTTTCGGTGCCTGGGCGATGATAGTGACATCGGCGTTAACCAGCTTGTAACCTTTTTCCTGGACAATTTTGTAGACGTGGCGTAGCAATACCCGGCTGTCGGCACCCTTGAATTCGGGGTCGGTATCTGGAAAGTGTTTGCCGATGTCGCCCAGTGCTGCCGCGCCGAGAATTGCATCGGCCAAGGCATGCAGCACAACATCGCCGTCGGAATGGGCTTCCAAGCCCTTCTCGTACGGAATGGTAACGCCACCGAGAATGATGTGGTCGCCGTCGTTGAAACGGTGGACGTCGTAGCCTTGGCCGACTCGAATCATGCTTGTTGCTCCATATAGAATTGCGCCAGCGCCAGATCTTCGGGCCGGGTGATTTTGATGTTGTCGGGGCGGCCTTCGACGATTTTGGGTTTGTAGCCCAACAATTCCAATGCGCTAGCCTCGTCGGTAACGGCCGGATTGCCTTCGGTTTGCTGCAAGGCATCGCGCAGCATGCCGTACTTGAACATTTGTGGCGTCAACGCCCGCCAGACATGTTTGCGATCTATCGTTGCGGTAATCGTATCGCCGTCGACGTGCTTCAGCGTGTCGTGTGAAGACAGCGCCAGAATGCCGCCGACCGCATCGTTTTTAAGCGTGTCGATTTGCAGATGAATATCGGAGGCAGTCAAACAAGGCCGGGCGGCGTCATGTACCAACACCCAGTCCTCTTCAGCAGCCTGACTTTGCAAAGATTTCAGTGCCGAGAGTACCGAGTCGGCCCGTTCCTTGCCGCCCGGTGCGGTAATCACATCAGGATGTTTGGACACGTCCAATTCCGGCCAATACGGATCTTCAACTGAAATCGCCACCGCCACTGCCTGAAAAGCACCGGATTGCAATAAACGGTTTAAGGTATGTTCGATGACGGTTTTGCCGGCCAATGGCAGATATTGTTTAGGGCGGTCGGCTTGCATACGTTTGCCGACGCCGGCTGCCGGGACTACTGCCCAGCATTTGAGAATTTGCTTCATGCTCTACTCAAGCACTTGAAAGAAGGTTTCGTTTTCCTTGATCATGCCCAGCTCGTAGCGGGCGCGTTCTTCGATGGTTTCCAAACCACGGCGCAAATCCAGCACCTCGGCATATAAAGAATCGTTGCGTTCCTTTTTTTCCTGGGCTTCCTTGGTCAAAGTATCCAGGCGTTCCCGATAATCGCTAATCTGCGAGACGCTGGCATCACCTAGCCACAACCGATACTGGAAGTGAACGATCAATAGGATAATGATGGCGATGAGCGTTTTTATAGCGAATTCTCAACAATGTAGGTTGGGTTAGCTCTATCAGAGCGTAACCCAACATTTAATGCCAACGTGTTGGGTTACGTCCTTCGCTACCGCTAAGGGCTAACCCAACCTACGCTTTTTTTATTTCAGCATTTTGAACGCGCTGCGGCCGGCGTATTTGGCTTTGTCGCCCAACTCGTCTTCGATTTTCATCAGACGGTTGTATTTAGCAACCCGGTCGGAACGGCTCAATGAACCGGTTTTGATTTGGCCGGTGCCGGTGGCAACAACCAAGTCGGCGATGGTGGTGTCTTCGGTTTCACCGGAACGGTGAGAAACCACCGCGCTGTAACCCGCAGCAGACGCCATATCGATAGCCGCCAGGGTTTCGGTCAAGGTACCGATTTGGTTGACCTTGATCAGGATGGAGTTGGCGATGCCTTTCTCGATACCTTCTTTCAGGATAGCAGGGTTGGTCACGAACAAATCGTCACCGACCAACTGGATTTTGCCGCCCAATTTTTCGGTTTGATATTTCCAGCCGTCCCAGTCGTTTTCGTCCAGACCGTCTTCGATCGAGATGA of the Methylomonas sp. MK1 genome contains:
- a CDS encoding septum formation initiator family protein; this encodes MKTLIAIIILLIVHFQYRLWLGDASVSQISDYRERLDTLTKEAQEKKERNDSLYAEVLDLRRGLETIEERARYELGMIKENETFFQVLE
- the ispD gene encoding 2-C-methyl-D-erythritol 4-phosphate cytidylyltransferase, translated to MKQILKCWAVVPAAGVGKRMQADRPKQYLPLAGKTVIEHTLNRLLQSGAFQAVAVAISVEDPYWPELDVSKHPDVITAPGGKERADSVLSALKSLQSQAAEEDWVLVHDAARPCLTASDIHLQIDTLKNDAVGGILALSSHDTLKHVDGDTITATIDRKHVWRALTPQMFKYGMLRDALQQTEGNPAVTDEASALELLGYKPKIVEGRPDNIKITRPEDLALAQFYMEQQA
- the ispF gene encoding 2-C-methyl-D-erythritol 2,4-cyclodiphosphate synthase, giving the protein MIRVGQGYDVHRFNDGDHIILGGVTIPYEKGLEAHSDGDVVLHALADAILGAAALGDIGKHFPDTDPEFKGADSRVLLRHVYKIVQEKGYKLVNADVTIIAQAPKMLPHVPAMRANIAADLAVDVDFINVKATTTEKLGFEGRKEGIAVQAVVLIEK